In the Thermosipho japonicus genome, one interval contains:
- a CDS encoding MG2 domain-containing protein: MKKLFVFFLLTVVALLFSYTYFRTPDVLLYPNRTISFYSDEPVSVRVYKFDITKEIFKKDLKNGKSVRFLLEKSDEKVFSIILPQNPGAYYVVLDGKDKYISNLFFLTSYEAFIAGNDKEFYFSVYDLKEGKFVNKLFYFDDDFLRSITGPVFKADIEKYKGKVFFYENNVVFISRYSSYNPYSEKKVLVFSDKPIYKPGDVLRFRVNLFKREGSKYVPYSSKVYIHLRDPFSNEIFSQEFNTDDFGGISFEYKTTDEIMTGNYVLTIEEKEKTLGYHYFLLQDYVKPTYTIKLTPSATQSIVGQTVNVKLSARYLNGDPVKTAQVLFYAFRDGRLINKTKAVTDENGQALYGLYLKEGGYYRIQSLVVDDSGRQYEKQVFIDVKKDNVNIDANINNNKLNLYITDLSGTPLNGVALIKVNEKEEYIRVIDGKGLLNLPKDTWYVEVQFGKESKLVFKRYRESNTGILVVDKNSIEPGGKIKITVDPKGDVGVLVVGGTNIDTFKIIDKKQETIEINIPKDEISDGYFISFYGLKFNDNIKINILHDRVKKLEIKTNKNTYKPGEFAKVSFKDSKSLKVVSIADEGLYLLSDRGSIMNDLYPKLYYATFEAYSSSKYIYLDYLSRFEDKKEKHIFASTKESEEKNIREYFPETLYWNPNLFEENLAVKVPDSITKWRVLAYEISSDYIAEGSATFVVTKPFEVKLFVPEFLTNNDQPDCVIYVKNYTGKPGKVNVRLSVKNANSTFERGIFNIERDLRIPFSLKGVSGENVELILEATLNDEHDAIKIKVPVNTSYIKKTSSKVLKVKSKMEFEKDVAIKVISNLKDLLAESIEKLITYPYGCTEQTMSSFYPALVAKKILERKDIDDIVLKGLQRILKLQHRDGGWGWWSNDKSDVYMTSYVLEGLYYAKQNGYYFPQVSLDEAIDYLKKQELNGYAVFVLKLYGEKVDFKAKNIIDEIFTTPEKILKYAKVGENFAYIESDGFYSSVYLTSYALRLLSLDGKYPDLREKMVNYLLSKKNGPFWYSTKDTAASILAIIESNSFKDIKSDIKVKGEGGKIIVSGEGFIEVKQTERIEKEDQYRGIELKTEIFKRYEFLFDGEYIDAFLPVKSSWIPISMELVDSTPVLISKVPREISMLLKEGTPLSFENGKLVVKGPFKFVGNEYSFDKGYYEIQFVENDNFEIQKGNFLKTQITIDGTGEYLVVEEYLPACAQVNKYYYEKTPEYYSKFSYRWYEDNNIWYSYRDVRKDRVAFFIRYLTPGKLTYYWRVTSSGKYIKKPTYVYNMYYEDTYAISHIDTFVIK, encoded by the coding sequence ATGAAAAAGCTTTTTGTATTTTTCTTATTAACAGTCGTAGCTCTTTTATTTTCTTATACCTACTTTAGAACACCAGATGTTTTACTTTATCCAAATCGAACTATATCGTTTTACTCAGATGAGCCTGTTTCAGTAAGAGTATATAAGTTTGATATAACAAAGGAGATATTTAAAAAGGATTTAAAAAATGGAAAATCAGTAAGGTTTTTGCTTGAAAAGTCTGATGAAAAAGTATTTTCGATAATTCTTCCACAAAATCCAGGGGCATATTATGTTGTTTTGGATGGAAAAGATAAATATATTTCCAATTTATTTTTTCTTACCAGCTATGAAGCTTTCATAGCTGGCAATGATAAAGAATTTTATTTTTCAGTGTACGATTTAAAAGAAGGAAAATTTGTAAATAAACTTTTTTACTTTGATGATGATTTTTTAAGGAGCATTACAGGACCTGTTTTTAAAGCTGATATAGAAAAATACAAAGGAAAAGTCTTTTTTTATGAAAACAACGTTGTGTTTATATCAAGGTATTCTAGCTATAATCCTTATTCAGAAAAAAAGGTTTTGGTGTTCTCAGATAAGCCTATTTATAAACCTGGTGATGTATTGAGGTTCAGGGTTAATTTATTTAAAAGAGAAGGTAGTAAATACGTTCCATATTCGTCGAAAGTTTACATACATTTAAGAGATCCATTTTCAAATGAGATTTTTTCTCAAGAGTTTAATACGGATGACTTTGGGGGAATATCGTTTGAATATAAGACAACAGATGAGATAATGACTGGAAATTATGTATTAACAATAGAAGAAAAAGAAAAAACTTTAGGTTATCACTACTTTCTATTGCAAGATTATGTAAAACCTACTTACACAATAAAGCTTACTCCTTCTGCCACACAATCTATTGTAGGACAAACTGTTAACGTAAAACTTTCTGCAAGATATTTAAATGGAGATCCAGTAAAAACGGCACAAGTTCTTTTTTATGCTTTTAGAGACGGAAGGTTAATTAATAAGACTAAAGCAGTAACAGATGAAAATGGTCAAGCATTGTATGGATTATATCTAAAAGAAGGTGGATATTATCGTATACAGTCTCTTGTAGTGGATGATTCAGGAAGACAATATGAAAAACAAGTTTTTATAGATGTAAAAAAAGACAATGTAAATATAGATGCAAATATAAATAACAATAAGTTGAATTTGTACATAACTGATCTTTCGGGCACACCACTAAATGGAGTTGCTTTGATTAAAGTAAATGAAAAGGAAGAATATATAAGAGTAATAGATGGGAAAGGTTTATTAAATTTACCGAAAGATACGTGGTATGTCGAAGTTCAATTTGGAAAAGAAAGCAAGTTAGTATTTAAAAGATACAGGGAAAGTAATACAGGAATATTAGTTGTTGATAAAAATAGTATAGAACCAGGTGGAAAAATAAAAATAACGGTGGATCCGAAAGGCGATGTTGGAGTACTTGTTGTCGGTGGCACAAATATTGATACTTTTAAGATCATAGACAAAAAGCAGGAAACTATAGAAATTAATATTCCAAAAGATGAAATATCGGATGGATATTTTATTTCTTTTTACGGTTTAAAATTTAATGATAATATCAAGATAAATATTTTACATGATAGAGTAAAAAAATTAGAAATAAAGACAAATAAAAATACTTATAAACCAGGAGAATTTGCTAAGGTTTCTTTTAAAGATTCAAAATCATTGAAAGTAGTAAGTATTGCCGATGAAGGTCTCTATCTTTTATCTGATAGGGGATCTATTATGAATGATTTATATCCAAAGCTTTACTATGCTACTTTTGAAGCCTATAGCTCTTCAAAATATATTTATTTAGACTATCTAAGCCGATTTGAAGATAAAAAAGAAAAGCATATATTTGCAAGTACAAAGGAATCAGAAGAGAAAAATATAAGAGAATATTTTCCAGAAACTTTGTACTGGAATCCTAATCTTTTTGAAGAAAATTTAGCTGTGAAAGTACCAGACAGCATAACAAAATGGAGAGTTCTGGCATATGAAATCTCGAGTGACTACATTGCAGAGGGAAGTGCAACATTTGTAGTTACAAAGCCATTTGAGGTAAAATTATTTGTTCCAGAGTTTTTAACAAACAATGATCAGCCAGATTGTGTAATTTATGTAAAAAATTATACGGGAAAACCAGGAAAAGTTAATGTAAGGTTGAGTGTCAAAAATGCAAATTCAACTTTTGAAAGAGGTATTTTTAATATAGAACGTGATTTAAGAATACCATTTTCGCTTAAGGGTGTTAGCGGGGAAAATGTAGAACTTATTTTGGAAGCAACTTTAAATGATGAGCATGATGCTATAAAGATTAAAGTGCCTGTGAATACATCTTATATTAAAAAAACATCTAGTAAAGTTTTAAAGGTAAAAAGTAAAATGGAATTTGAAAAAGATGTAGCTATAAAGGTTATAAGTAATTTAAAAGACTTACTTGCTGAATCTATTGAGAAGTTAATAACTTATCCTTACGGTTGTACTGAACAGACTATGAGTTCTTTTTATCCGGCTTTGGTTGCAAAGAAAATATTGGAAAGAAAAGACATTGATGACATAGTTTTAAAGGGACTTCAGAGAATTTTAAAATTGCAGCATAGAGATGGTGGTTGGGGTTGGTGGTCTAATGATAAAAGTGACGTTTATATGACTAGCTATGTTTTAGAAGGATTATATTATGCAAAACAAAATGGTTATTATTTTCCACAAGTTTCTTTGGACGAAGCAATAGATTATTTAAAAAAACAAGAGCTAAATGGCTATGCAGTGTTTGTATTAAAATTATACGGAGAAAAAGTAGACTTTAAAGCAAAAAATATTATTGATGAAATATTTACCACCCCAGAAAAGATATTAAAATATGCAAAAGTTGGGGAAAATTTTGCATATATAGAGTCGGACGGATTTTATTCTTCGGTATATCTTACAAGCTATGCGTTAAGACTTTTGTCTTTAGATGGTAAATATCCGGATTTAAGAGAAAAAATGGTAAATTATCTTCTTTCGAAAAAGAACGGCCCCTTCTGGTATTCGACGAAAGATACAGCTGCTTCTATTCTTGCAATTATTGAGAGTAATAGTTTTAAAGACATAAAGAGTGATATAAAAGTTAAAGGTGAAGGTGGGAAAATAATTGTAAGTGGTGAAGGGTTCATTGAAGTAAAACAAACTGAAAGAATTGAAAAAGAAGATCAATATCGTGGAATAGAGTTAAAAACGGAAATTTTTAAAAGGTATGAATTTTTATTCGATGGAGAGTATATCGATGCATTTTTACCAGTGAAAAGCAGTTGGATCCCAATTAGTATGGAATTAGTTGATTCAACACCTGTGCTGATTTCAAAAGTGCCTAGAGAAATCTCAATGTTGTTGAAAGAAGGTACACCACTTTCTTTTGAAAATGGGAAGTTGGTTGTAAAAGGACCGTTTAAATTTGTAGGAAATGAGTATAGTTTTGATAAAGGATACTATGAAATTCAATTTGTAGAAAATGATAATTTTGAAATTCAAAAAGGTAACTTTTTAAAGACGCAAATTACCATTGATGGCACCGGAGAATATTTAGTGGTTGAAGAATATCTTCCTGCATGTGCCCAGGTTAATAAATATTACTATGAAAAAACACCGGAGTATTACAGTAAATTTTCGTATAGATGGTATGAAGATAATAATATATGGTACAGCTATAGGGATGTAAGAAAAGATAGGGTAGCATTTTTTATTAGATACCTTACTCCTGGAAAACTTACATATTACTGGAGAGTGACTTCTAGTGGAAAATATATTAAAAAGCCTACATACGTTTACAATATGTACTACGAGGATACTTACGCTATCTCTCATATTGATACCTTTGTTATTAAATAG
- a CDS encoding ABC transporter substrate-binding protein encodes MKKLLVLILVVISILSFSKVTIEFWHAMSGWRIELLENMAKEFMATHPDIQVNVQYTGSYRDTFNKTIAAVKAGNAPHVVQIYDIGTRAMIDGNIAVPIGDLIAKDPSIDLGAFLPQVLNYYTVNGKLYSMPFNSSNAILFYNKTFFKEAGLDPNRPPRTFDELIEYSRKLVKKDKDGNIIRYGLTWPTHSWFFEQLMAVQDAPLVNYDNGRGDKRPTEAVFNSQAGKNIFELLAKMTKEGLLINTKREDWSGARQIFLSGKAAMLLYSTSDVKFITETAKENGWEVGTAFLPKPSLSVQGGVVIGGGSLWILKNHPKEEIDAAWEFVKWMTEPAQQIKWHLETGYFPVRKDALEQLLMEGFYADHPNYLTAIFQLLLSKQTPNTNGAIIGVFPETREIIETAYEKVINGEMTVDQALDWAADQVTRALKKYNRLYE; translated from the coding sequence ATGAAAAAGCTGTTGGTTTTAATTCTTGTTGTGATAAGTATACTCAGTTTTTCTAAGGTAACTATTGAATTTTGGCATGCTATGAGTGGCTGGAGAATTGAGCTTCTTGAAAACATGGCTAAAGAATTTATGGCAACTCACCCAGATATTCAAGTAAATGTTCAGTACACAGGTTCTTACAGGGATACATTCAACAAAACAATTGCAGCTGTAAAAGCTGGAAATGCTCCGCATGTTGTACAAATATATGATATCGGTACAAGAGCTATGATCGATGGAAACATAGCTGTTCCAATAGGAGACCTTATTGCCAAAGATCCAAGTATTGATTTAGGAGCTTTCTTGCCTCAAGTTCTAAATTATTACACAGTTAACGGAAAACTCTATTCTATGCCATTTAATTCTTCAAATGCAATTTTATTCTACAACAAAACTTTCTTTAAAGAAGCAGGATTAGATCCAAATAGACCACCTAGAACCTTTGATGAATTAATCGAATATAGCAGAAAGTTGGTCAAAAAGGATAAAGATGGAAATATTATTAGATATGGACTAACTTGGCCAACACACTCTTGGTTCTTTGAACAACTTATGGCTGTTCAGGACGCACCACTTGTTAATTACGATAATGGTAGAGGAGATAAAAGACCTACCGAGGCTGTATTCAACAGTCAAGCAGGTAAGAATATTTTTGAACTGCTTGCAAAGATGACTAAAGAAGGGTTATTAATAAACACAAAGAGAGAAGATTGGAGTGGGGCAAGACAGATATTCCTTTCTGGTAAAGCTGCTATGTTACTTTATTCAACTTCAGATGTCAAATTTATAACTGAGACCGCAAAGGAAAATGGGTGGGAAGTTGGAACTGCATTCTTGCCAAAACCAAGCCTTTCAGTCCAAGGTGGTGTTGTAATAGGTGGAGGTTCACTTTGGATTCTTAAGAACCATCCAAAAGAAGAAATCGATGCTGCATGGGAATTTGTAAAATGGATGACAGAACCAGCACAACAAATTAAGTGGCACCTTGAAACTGGTTACTTCCCTGTAAGAAAAGATGCTTTAGAACAGCTTTTAATGGAAGGATTTTACGCTGATCATCCAAATTACTTAACAGCCATATTCCAACTCCTTCTTTCAAAACAAACACCTAATACAAATGGTGCAATTATTGGTGTATTCCCAGAAACAAGAGAAATTATAGAAACAGCATACGAAAAAGTTATAAACGGTGAAATGACAGTTGATCAAGCTCTTGATTGGGCAGCAGATCAAGTTACAAGAGCATTGAAGAAATACAATAGACTATATGAATAA
- a CDS encoding carbohydrate ABC transporter permease, producing the protein MRKLTPYLLLVPTFLIIILFIYFPAFNSFKLSFFQESFFGDKSIFVGLDNYIDLFTDSEYYKVLKTTFIYSLSSVGITIFLAFLIAQLLVKNLPGTRIFRTLMFSPYAVSPAISATLWSMMFTPTAGLLSYLFQVIFHIDVDWLTTVPYAMIALIAATVWKMLPFDLIFYIAALQNIPDSILESSLIDGANPWTRMWKIKFPLVTPITFYLFIMNFTTTMFSSFGIIDIMTRGGPLGSTTTMIYRLYLDGFAFQDNGLAAAESVVMFGVMSVITYLYFRFVEKGVHYQ; encoded by the coding sequence TTGAGAAAACTAACACCATATCTTTTGTTAGTTCCAACCTTTTTAATAATCATTCTTTTTATCTATTTTCCAGCCTTTAATTCTTTTAAATTAAGCTTCTTTCAAGAATCTTTCTTTGGAGATAAATCTATTTTTGTTGGGCTAGACAATTATATTGATTTATTTACCGATAGTGAGTATTATAAAGTTTTAAAAACAACTTTTATTTACTCACTTTCTAGTGTTGGTATTACGATATTTCTTGCATTTCTAATCGCACAACTTTTAGTTAAAAATTTACCTGGTACTAGAATTTTTAGAACTTTAATGTTTTCACCATACGCTGTTTCACCAGCAATTTCTGCAACCCTCTGGTCCATGATGTTTACTCCAACTGCAGGTCTATTGAGCTACCTTTTTCAAGTTATTTTTCATATTGACGTTGACTGGTTAACAACCGTTCCATACGCTATGATCGCACTAATAGCAGCAACCGTATGGAAAATGCTTCCATTTGATCTAATTTTTTATATTGCTGCTCTTCAAAATATTCCAGATTCAATTTTAGAATCTTCCCTCATTGATGGGGCAAATCCTTGGACTAGAATGTGGAAAATCAAATTTCCACTTGTAACTCCTATTACTTTCTATTTATTTATAATGAACTTTACCACAACTATGTTTTCTTCATTTGGAATTATAGATATTATGACTCGAGGAGGTCCACTAGGAAGTACAACCACAATGATTTACAGGTTATATCTAGATGGATTTGCTTTTCAAGACAACGGTCTTGCGGCTGCTGAATCAGTAGTAATGTTTGGTGTAATGTCAGTAATTACATATCTTTACTTTAGATTCGTTGAAAAAGGTGTACATTATCAGTGA
- a CDS encoding ABC transporter permease subunit: MNRKNKVSFIISEIILILVTIIMFSPIFLAFMMSFMTPAEVFSFPPKIIPKSLYWQNYKEALGLVQLGRMIINSAIVAIFITIGKLITGILAGYAFANFNFKGKKVAFATLFITLFLPAETVMIVPLFLLMKSLGWVNTYYALIIPFTASATNTFLMRQHFRTIPMELSDAARIDGASPMQYLFKVLLPLSKAMIGGAALINFVYAWNMYLWPLVVTMDDKMKTAQIGVKMLIDAEAANNWGTIMAGTMIVLAPTLLVFFLIQNLFVKSLVSSGLKG, from the coding sequence GTGAATAGAAAAAATAAAGTTTCCTTTATTATTTCAGAAATCATTTTAATATTGGTTACAATTATTATGTTTTCTCCAATTTTTCTTGCTTTTATGATGAGTTTTATGACCCCCGCTGAAGTATTTAGCTTTCCTCCAAAAATAATACCAAAGAGCTTGTATTGGCAAAACTACAAAGAAGCACTGGGGCTTGTTCAACTAGGCAGAATGATAATTAACTCTGCTATAGTCGCTATATTTATAACCATTGGAAAGCTAATAACTGGTATTTTAGCAGGTTATGCTTTTGCAAATTTTAACTTTAAAGGCAAAAAAGTCGCATTTGCCACTTTGTTTATCACACTATTTCTTCCAGCTGAAACAGTAATGATTGTCCCTCTTTTCTTGTTAATGAAATCTTTGGGATGGGTAAATACTTATTATGCATTAATAATCCCTTTCACTGCAAGTGCCACAAATACATTTTTAATGAGGCAACATTTTAGAACTATTCCCATGGAATTAAGCGATGCAGCAAGAATAGACGGTGCAAGTCCAATGCAATACCTTTTCAAGGTTTTACTTCCATTATCAAAAGCTATGATCGGAGGAGCTGCATTAATTAATTTTGTATATGCCTGGAATATGTATCTATGGCCTCTTGTTGTTACAATGGATGATAAAATGAAGACAGCACAAATAGGAGTAAAAATGTTAATTGATGCAGAAGCTGCAAATAATTGGGGAACAATTATGGCAGGTACTATGATTGTTCTTGCACCAACACTTTTAGTATTCTTCCTCATTCAAAATCTATTCGTTAAAAGCCTTGTTAGCAGCGGTCTAAAAGGTTAA
- a CDS encoding LytS/YhcK type 5TM receptor domain-containing protein, producing MLENISLILLERVSLILVITYITFQSYFIKNIFGKTLVAKNRLILGIIGGFLGVLGTVFGIRYNGAIVNYRDIGVIFAGMLGGIPAGLIAALISSIFRLFLGGITVVPCFLGTITAGFISGLISQLYGRKHFSFFRTLSYTVLIEIIHLTYVLVMVKPFSLAFDITFKILFPMVITNSLGVSFLNYMIKNIEEQLEQTAENTINSIFVIMEKSLNSIEEGFNEKTANLIAETILNNTNFDAVAITDKNKILAHVGIGSDHHVPGMPIQTNATKKVIESGHGLKVVGKKGISCSVHNCPLYSGIIIPLTDLNSELIGTLKLYYSKRGEIKHSDIIFGKKLAQTLSLIISLTRINESLKLATEEKLRELMSNLSPHFLFNTLNAIKYISKKEPDKVNYFIDNISELLRYTLYENKKFVSLKDEIKFTTNYLELMKLRYKDKLNYEIMVNVENTIKIPPFILQPLVENSIKHGMKEDELIIKVKVESVDDYVKISVEDNGKGFKSLNKKGKGLELIQKRLSSIYGGNYSFSIKNGIFGGTMVEIKIKTSSMKVGEVV from the coding sequence ATGTTAGAAAACATAAGTTTGATTTTACTTGAAAGGGTTTCTCTAATTTTAGTAATCACTTATATCACTTTTCAAAGTTACTTCATTAAAAATATTTTTGGTAAAACTTTAGTTGCCAAAAATAGACTAATTTTAGGGATTATCGGAGGATTTCTAGGAGTTTTAGGAACAGTTTTTGGGATCAGATATAATGGAGCCATAGTTAATTACAGAGATATTGGGGTTATTTTTGCAGGAATGCTTGGAGGAATTCCTGCTGGTTTGATTGCTGCTCTAATATCTTCAATTTTTAGACTTTTTTTAGGTGGCATAACAGTTGTTCCTTGTTTTCTTGGAACCATAACCGCTGGGTTTATCAGTGGTCTCATATCCCAACTCTATGGAAGAAAACACTTTAGCTTCTTTAGAACACTCTCTTATACCGTATTAATTGAAATCATACATCTAACATACGTTCTAGTTATGGTAAAACCATTTTCCCTTGCCTTTGATATAACATTTAAAATACTTTTCCCCATGGTAATAACAAATTCTCTAGGGGTTTCTTTTCTAAATTACATGATTAAAAATATTGAAGAACAACTGGAACAAACAGCAGAAAACACAATAAACTCAATATTTGTCATCATGGAAAAAAGTTTAAACTCTATTGAAGAAGGTTTTAACGAAAAAACCGCAAATTTAATAGCCGAGACAATATTAAATAACACAAATTTTGATGCAGTAGCCATTACAGATAAAAACAAAATATTGGCCCACGTAGGAATTGGTAGTGATCATCACGTTCCTGGAATGCCAATACAAACTAATGCAACAAAAAAAGTTATTGAAAGTGGACATGGTTTAAAGGTTGTTGGGAAGAAAGGAATCAGTTGTTCTGTCCACAATTGTCCGCTTTATTCTGGAATTATAATTCCTTTAACAGACTTAAATAGTGAGCTGATTGGGACGTTAAAACTATACTATTCAAAAAGAGGAGAAATTAAACACTCTGACATAATCTTTGGCAAAAAATTAGCTCAGACATTATCACTAATTATTTCTTTGACTAGAATTAATGAGAGTTTAAAGCTAGCAACTGAAGAAAAACTAAGAGAATTAATGTCCAACCTAAGCCCTCATTTTTTATTTAACACATTAAATGCTATAAAATACATCTCAAAAAAGGAACCTGATAAGGTAAATTATTTTATTGACAACATCTCTGAATTATTAAGATATACCCTATACGAAAACAAGAAATTTGTCTCTTTAAAAGATGAAATAAAATTCACAACTAACTATTTGGAATTAATGAAATTAAGGTACAAAGATAAATTAAACTATGAAATAATGGTGAACGTTGAAAATACAATAAAAATTCCACCGTTTATACTACAACCCCTTGTTGAAAACTCTATAAAGCACGGAATGAAGGAAGATGAATTGATAATAAAAGTAAAGGTTGAAAGTGTAGATGACTATGTAAAAATTTCTGTCGAAGATAATGGTAAAGGCTTTAAATCTCTAAATAAAAAAGGAAAAGGGCTTGAGCTAATACAAAAAAGATTAAGCTCAATATATGGGGGAAATTATAGTTTTTCTATAAAAAATGGTATCTTTGGTGGTACAATGGTTGAGATAAAAATTAAAACAAGCAGTATGAAAGTTGGTGAAGTAGTATGA
- a CDS encoding LytR/AlgR family response regulator transcription factor — translation MIKVAIIDDEYYARESLKDLINEMTNFEIVGCFESVQDFLKNKKNNEPDVIFLDIEMPSVNGIKASKYLNKYEIVFVTAYSEYAVDAFEVNALDYLTKPVSEIRFLETIKRIEEKLSKKVINTIAVEHNNEIIFLNFDDILYFEYFDKNIIAITKNDEYVIKHYKSLGSLEKDLPQNFVRIHKSYIINLNFIEKFIKEPISLEMKNKKLLPIGKTHLKEVRKILKI, via the coding sequence ATGATAAAAGTAGCTATTATAGATGATGAATACTATGCAAGAGAAAGTTTAAAAGATCTAATAAATGAAATGACAAACTTTGAAATAGTAGGTTGCTTTGAAAGTGTGCAAGATTTTTTGAAAAATAAAAAAAACAACGAACCTGATGTTATCTTCTTGGACATAGAAATGCCATCTGTAAATGGCATCAAAGCTTCAAAATACCTTAATAAATACGAAATAGTTTTTGTTACTGCCTATTCGGAATACGCCGTTGACGCTTTTGAGGTAAATGCTCTTGATTATCTAACAAAACCTGTGTCAGAAATCAGGTTTCTTGAGACTATAAAAAGAATAGAAGAAAAACTAAGTAAAAAAGTTATTAATACAATTGCTGTTGAACATAACAACGAGATAATTTTCTTAAATTTTGATGACATATTATACTTTGAATATTTTGATAAAAATATCATTGCAATTACAAAAAATGATGAATATGTAATAAAGCATTACAAAAGCCTTGGAAGTTTAGAAAAAGATCTTCCACAAAACTTTGTTAGAATCCACAAATCATATATCATCAACCTCAACTTCATTGAGAAATTTATCAAAGAACCTATCTCTCTTGAAATGAAAAATAAAAAATTACTTCCCATAGGAAAAACTCACCTAAAAGAAGTCAGGAAAATTTTAAAAATATAG
- a CDS encoding carbon starvation CstA family protein, with the protein MNSLILAILAFVGYWVAYNTYGKWISKKIFGLNDKNPVPAKEFEDGVDFVPTKKHILLGHHFTTIAGTGPIVGPAIGVIWGWVPAFIWVFFGSIFMGAVHDFTSLVISARHQGKTIGELTGNLINERTAKIFLVLIQFLLWIVLAVFAMIVALLFIMYPQAVFPVWMEIPIAMWLSYMVYNKGKNDTLYSIIAIILMYVTIAIGVVFPISGISLLGWIYILMIYVFIASTMPVHKLLQPRDYINSHELLIAMALLVLGVIIGHPKIVAPAFQTVPDAPPIFPILFITIACGAISGFHSLAASGTTVKQMEKETDAHLIGYGGMILEGVLATIVIIAVTAGLGMNGGGVQAFTSHYASWATASGLGAKLAAVINGSANLMHSYGIPLDLAKTIMAVFIVSFAGTTMDSSTRIQRFALQELFSNKKGEVVVKPLKNRFIATAIVILAALALALSTGDGKGALTLWPVFGALNQLLAALALLIGTVYLAKKKKPIWITGIPMIFMFIITLYATVLNLKKFISGGNGLLIFVTISTLVIALWIMIEGFIAIFKSNKEIVPVEEEI; encoded by the coding sequence ATGAATTCTTTGATACTAGCTATCCTAGCATTCGTTGGTTACTGGGTGGCATATAACACATATGGAAAGTGGATATCAAAGAAGATCTTTGGATTAAATGACAAAAATCCTGTCCCAGCAAAAGAATTTGAAGATGGTGTTGATTTTGTTCCAACAAAAAAACATATTTTGCTTGGTCACCACTTTACTACTATAGCAGGTACAGGCCCTATTGTAGGTCCCGCAATAGGCGTCATCTGGGGATGGGTCCCAGCATTCATATGGGTGTTTTTTGGCTCAATATTTATGGGTGCAGTCCATGACTTTACTTCACTTGTAATTTCAGCAAGACACCAGGGTAAAACCATTGGTGAATTAACGGGAAACTTAATAAATGAAAGAACAGCTAAAATATTTTTAGTGCTTATACAATTTTTGCTATGGATAGTATTGGCTGTCTTTGCTATGATAGTTGCTTTGCTATTTATTATGTACCCACAAGCTGTATTTCCAGTATGGATGGAAATCCCAATTGCAATGTGGTTAAGTTACATGGTATATAACAAAGGAAAAAATGATACGTTATATTCCATAATTGCAATAATATTAATGTATGTAACAATTGCTATTGGTGTAGTGTTCCCAATTAGTGGTATATCACTTCTTGGCTGGATATATATTTTAATGATTTATGTATTTATAGCCTCTACTATGCCTGTTCATAAGTTACTACAGCCAAGAGATTATATAAACTCTCACGAACTTTTAATTGCTATGGCACTATTAGTACTAGGCGTTATAATTGGACATCCTAAAATAGTTGCTCCTGCATTCCAAACAGTCCCAGATGCACCTCCTATATTCCCAATTTTATTCATTACAATAGCATGTGGTGCTATTTCAGGATTTCATAGTTTGGCAGCTTCCGGTACAACAGTCAAACAAATGGAAAAGGAAACCGACGCACACTTGATAGGATATGGTGGAATGATCCTTGAAGGTGTTTTGGCTACAATAGTAATTATTGCCGTTACCGCTGGACTTGGAATGAATGGTGGAGGAGTACAAGCATTTACATCACATTATGCATCATGGGCAACAGCAAGTGGTTTAGGCGCAAAATTAGCAGCCGTTATTAATGGATCCGCTAATTTAATGCATTCATACGGCATACCACTAGATTTAGCAAAGACAATAATGGCAGTGTTTATAGTTTCTTTTGCAGGAACAACAATGGACTCATCAACAAGGATTCAAAGATTTGCACTGCAAGAATTATTCTCCAATAAAAAAGGAGAAGTAGTAGTTAAACCTTTAAAAAACAGGTTTATCGCTACTGCAATAGTAATATTAGCAGCTCTAGCACTAGCACTATCAACTGGTGATGGTAAAGGTGCTTTAACATTGTGGCCAGTATTTGGTGCATTAAATCAATTACTTGCTGCTCTAGCCCTATTAATTGGTACGGTCTATTTAGCTAAAAAGAAAAAACCAATATGGATTACAGGAATACCAATGATATTTATGTTTATAATAACACTATATGCAACAGTATTAAATCTCAAAAAATTTATAAGTGGAGGAAATGGTCTATTAATATTCGTAACTATTTCAACACTTGTAATTGCTCTATGGATAATGATAGAAGGATTTATAGCTATCTTTAAGTCTAACAAAGAAATTGTACCTGTGGAAGAAGAAATTTAA